Proteins encoded together in one Bacteroides ovatus window:
- a CDS encoding hybrid sensor histidine kinase/response regulator transcription factor, with the protein MKNTLVSIMLLLMCHVSLVAQSPQLFTSSEGLSCSQIESLMQDSKGYIWISTSYGLSRFDGVQFDTFYHDDNDSLSLAGNKVVSVIEDNQGKIWVATTTNLQWYDSGNFDFRKIKFESLDAVQASSLSISGIAFAKDEDKLWISTSGRGIYALNVKTMQEEGAIHQYFNELLPTKYLRGIYFDSSQKMWVFLERGGIVLLDAPSLKVIRDIWSDEMKPFSSSIVVTSYCEDEFSGNLIIGTLNHGILIYDKQYGKIRRAKGKKASRTLAQSLTVGRNVIADSSFMLVGSEGEGVLFFNPLEEEIYSPTWTLGEISPFGQLKSSKIHALLNDKQGNLWLGLYMRGLFMIPKSTYGFRPVNLYANNDSANGGVCVTSILRSQNGELWVGSDGGGLYLISGNNKILNFSKHNSQLTNNSIMAMVEDKRGTIWIATYLGGLYTLAAGQKQIVPYSKLHDMKLSCLAYDKLQDILYVGSLGNGVKAISLSTNEIISITEEDTPFWTFTLYLNGVGDLWMGTAYGLYYYDNAIKKMQEINMPKRELKTQINACCQRGDTLWVGTNRGLIRYDVKNGQGKRYTRSDGLPCDVIETLQKTPAGDVWIGTLNGLSCLTPSTELFKNYYSQDGLQSNEFRFGATFVDKNGELYFGGNNGFTVFNPRRVNSYELPVLEPFFTRLTVLNETIKFNSESSILDAPIDQATRIILNYSDVIFSLDFSVVEFASPNKIVYAYKMEGYEESWQYMPSAYRSAIYRKLPPGEYVFKLKAYIEGSDFDKAAVKSIKIRVLPPWYRSWWAYIIYTFLLALVTKYLHSYWLRRRKRQAELVELQIKEAKLRMFTNLSHEIRTPLTLVMTPLNKFREKEQRPQQKEIYNLMYRNLQRILRLVNQIMDMRKIDNGQLSLKFNEIDLIIFLQDIMKSFEGLATQKHISFAFHSSYNDLKTWIDVANFDKVIFNLLSNAFKFTPEYGSIDVCVETKKKEERIGLPSIIKEYVEIKIYNTGQTISEENLERIFQRFVRVDEHHEQEGSGIGLHLAKVITELHHGLIKACNVDDKGVAFIVDIPLGNVHLSKNEMEVVDTVEDLYSIHRSKIEKIDNVSEFINIQLKDNEERSVVTNKKNVVIVDNNNDLLHYLSMELSRIYNIRIFSNGKEALQDIFENVPDAIITDLIMPQIGGIELCKKVKSNVKTSCVPVIVLTSLTDEESMAMCMNSGADRFLTKPVSLEVLKGSITQAISTREIIKNRLQMDAECKYEETTLDSYNDKLVLRVVDAIKKNIENSEYTVYELSRDIGLSRVHLNRKLKECMNISPVNLIKSIRLKQAAYLLAKHEVNISEVAYKVGFKSHSYFTNSFHEYFKMTPKEFMSAYSDSSDEELAHIIQ; encoded by the coding sequence ATGAAAAATACACTTGTATCAATAATGTTGTTACTGATGTGTCATGTTTCACTTGTGGCACAATCTCCTCAATTGTTTACTTCTTCAGAGGGACTATCTTGTAGCCAGATTGAATCTTTAATGCAAGACAGTAAAGGATATATCTGGATTTCTACATCGTATGGATTGTCTCGTTTTGATGGAGTACAGTTTGATACATTTTATCATGATGATAATGATTCTTTGTCTCTAGCTGGGAATAAAGTAGTATCAGTGATAGAAGATAATCAAGGTAAAATATGGGTGGCCACTACTACTAATCTCCAATGGTATGATTCGGGGAATTTTGATTTTCGTAAAATCAAATTTGAATCTTTGGATGCCGTTCAAGCTTCTTCTTTAAGCATTAGTGGCATTGCTTTCGCTAAAGATGAGGATAAATTGTGGATTAGTACTTCGGGACGTGGAATTTATGCTTTGAATGTCAAAACGATGCAAGAAGAAGGGGCCATACATCAATATTTTAATGAATTACTGCCAACCAAATATTTGAGAGGGATTTATTTTGATTCATCCCAAAAGATGTGGGTGTTTTTAGAAAGGGGAGGGATTGTCCTTTTAGATGCACCGTCATTAAAAGTTATAAGGGATATATGGAGTGATGAGATGAAACCATTTTCTTCATCTATAGTAGTAACTTCGTATTGTGAGGATGAATTTTCTGGTAATCTGATCATTGGTACTTTGAATCATGGCATATTGATATATGACAAGCAGTATGGAAAAATACGTAGGGCGAAAGGGAAAAAAGCCTCTCGAACTTTGGCTCAATCTCTGACAGTAGGAAGGAATGTAATAGCGGACTCTTCTTTTATGCTGGTTGGAAGTGAGGGGGAAGGTGTATTGTTTTTTAACCCTTTAGAAGAAGAAATATATAGTCCGACATGGACATTGGGTGAAATTTCACCTTTTGGTCAGTTGAAGAGCAGTAAAATCCATGCATTATTGAACGATAAACAGGGAAATCTATGGCTTGGGCTTTATATGAGAGGACTTTTTATGATTCCTAAGTCTACTTATGGATTCCGTCCTGTTAACTTGTATGCTAATAATGACTCTGCAAATGGTGGTGTTTGTGTGACTTCTATACTACGCTCGCAAAATGGGGAATTATGGGTGGGATCAGATGGGGGAGGATTATACTTGATCTCTGGAAACAATAAAATTTTGAACTTCTCAAAACATAACAGCCAATTGACTAATAATTCAATTATGGCTATGGTTGAAGATAAAAGAGGGACCATCTGGATTGCTACTTATTTGGGTGGATTATATACTCTTGCTGCCGGACAAAAGCAGATAGTCCCATATTCGAAGTTACATGATATGAAGTTAAGTTGTTTAGCCTATGATAAATTGCAGGATATTCTTTATGTTGGCTCTTTGGGTAATGGAGTAAAAGCCATTTCTCTTTCAACAAATGAAATAATTTCTATTACGGAAGAAGATACTCCGTTTTGGACGTTTACTTTATATCTGAATGGTGTCGGAGATCTGTGGATGGGAACAGCTTATGGTCTTTATTATTATGACAATGCAATTAAAAAAATGCAGGAAATCAATATGCCCAAAAGGGAACTAAAGACTCAAATTAATGCTTGTTGCCAACGAGGGGATACTTTGTGGGTAGGAACTAATAGAGGATTAATCAGGTATGATGTAAAGAATGGGCAGGGAAAACGTTATACAAGAAGTGATGGACTTCCATGTGATGTCATAGAAACATTGCAGAAGACTCCTGCAGGAGATGTTTGGATAGGAACATTGAATGGGCTATCTTGTTTGACTCCTTCTACAGAATTATTTAAGAACTACTATTCTCAAGATGGATTGCAAAGTAATGAATTCCGTTTTGGTGCAACTTTTGTTGATAAAAATGGAGAATTGTATTTTGGAGGAAATAACGGATTCACGGTGTTTAATCCGAGAAGGGTAAATAGTTATGAATTGCCGGTTCTAGAACCTTTCTTTACGCGATTGACAGTTTTGAACGAAACTATTAAATTTAATTCAGAATCATCAATTTTGGATGCTCCTATTGATCAGGCGACTCGTATTATTTTAAATTATAGCGATGTTATATTTTCTTTGGATTTTTCAGTTGTAGAGTTTGCTTCTCCCAATAAAATTGTTTATGCATATAAGATGGAAGGTTATGAAGAGTCATGGCAATATATGCCTTCTGCTTATCGTTCGGCCATTTATCGTAAATTACCTCCGGGAGAATATGTGTTTAAGTTAAAGGCTTATATTGAGGGTAGTGATTTTGATAAGGCTGCAGTCAAATCAATAAAAATAAGAGTCTTACCACCTTGGTATCGCTCTTGGTGGGCGTATATCATTTACACATTTTTATTGGCTTTAGTTACTAAATATTTGCATTCGTATTGGTTGCGTAGACGGAAACGTCAGGCAGAACTGGTAGAACTGCAGATAAAAGAGGCCAAGTTACGCATGTTTACTAATCTGTCACATGAAATTCGTACTCCCCTAACTTTAGTGATGACGCCTCTTAATAAGTTTAGAGAGAAAGAGCAACGTCCTCAACAGAAAGAAATCTATAATTTGATGTATCGAAATTTGCAACGTATTTTACGTTTAGTAAATCAGATCATGGATATGAGAAAAATAGATAATGGACAATTAAGCTTGAAATTCAATGAAATAGACTTAATTATTTTTCTGCAAGATATAATGAAGTCTTTTGAAGGGCTAGCTACTCAAAAACATATAAGTTTTGCATTTCACTCTTCTTATAATGATTTAAAGACATGGATTGATGTGGCCAATTTTGATAAGGTTATATTTAACTTATTATCTAATGCTTTTAAGTTTACTCCTGAATATGGCTCTATTGATGTTTGTGTTGAGACTAAAAAGAAAGAAGAAAGAATAGGATTGCCTTCCATTATCAAAGAATATGTAGAAATTAAGATTTATAATACGGGCCAAACGATCAGCGAGGAAAATTTGGAACGTATTTTTCAGCGTTTTGTCCGTGTTGATGAGCATCATGAGCAGGAAGGGTCGGGAATTGGACTGCATTTGGCTAAAGTAATAACCGAATTGCATCATGGACTTATTAAAGCTTGTAATGTTGACGATAAGGGGGTTGCTTTTATTGTAGATATTCCATTAGGTAATGTTCATTTAAGTAAAAATGAAATGGAAGTTGTTGATACAGTGGAGGATTTATATTCGATACACCGTTCAAAGATAGAAAAGATAGACAATGTCTCTGAATTTATTAATATACAATTGAAAGATAACGAAGAGCGTTCGGTGGTTACTAATAAAAAAAATGTTGTTATTGTTGATAATAATAATGATTTGCTTCATTATCTTTCGATGGAACTTTCCAGAATTTATAATATAAGAATCTTTAGTAATGGAAAAGAGGCCTTACAAGATATCTTTGAAAACGTTCCGGACGCAATCATTACTGATTTAATTATGCCACAAATTGGTGGGATAGAGCTTTGTAAGAAGGTTAAATCTAATGTAAAAACCAGTTGTGTGCCAGTCATCGTTCTGACTTCATTGACTGATGAGGAAAGTATGGCTATGTGTATGAATAGTGGGGCCGATAGATTTCTGACAAAGCCTGTTTCACTGGAGGTTTTGAAGGGGAGTATTACACAGGCCATATCAACTCGTGAAATTATAAAGAATAGGCTGCAGATGGACGCAGAGTGTAAATATGAAGAGACAACTTTGGATTCTTATAATGATAAACTTGTTTTGCGTGTAGTGGATGCGATAAAAAAGAATATAGAGAATTCGGAATATACGGTGTATGAGTTGAGCAGAGATATTGGCCTTAGTAGAGTGCATTTGAACAGAAAGCTGAAAGAATGTATGAATATCTCTCCGGTCAATCTGATAAAATCAATTCGTTTGAAACAAGCTGCTTATTTATTAGCAAAGCATGAGGTGAATATATCTGAGGTTGCCTATAAGGTTGGATTTAAGTCACATTCTTATTTTACAAACTCTTTTCATGAATATTTTAAGATGACGCCTAAAGAATTTATGAGCGCATATTCAGATTCTTCTGATGAAGAATTAGCTCATATAATACAATGA
- a CDS encoding Gfo/Idh/MocA family protein — protein MGNAFLDRRTFLKNIGIMGGGLLLASSPWLSTFAEVDHTINYKVRLGIIGPGSRGCFLLKFIQKNPKVEIVGICDIYQKSIDNALKIAPKAKVYKDYRALLDSNEIDAVIITTPLFLHKEMVIAAMDAGKHVFCEKALAMNVKDCWQMYMKHKATGKIFFTGQQRLFDPRYIKVMEMIHTGVFGNIEGIHTFWYRNGDWRRNVPSPELERLINWRLYKEYSCGLMTELGCHQLQIGSWAMRAIPNKVMGHGAITHWKDGRDVDDNISCIYIFDNGVKLTFDSVISNQFYGLEEQILGNLGTVEPEKGKFYFEKTPPAPGFLQLLNQIENQLFDAIPFAGSSWEPETMKNNKGEYILGERPRTDGTSLLLDAYIEAVIIGKQPQNIAEEGYYASALTLLGYQAIEEERIITFPDEFKLDYLNHKNTQI, from the coding sequence ATGGGAAATGCATTTTTAGACAGAAGAACCTTTTTAAAAAACATCGGCATCATGGGAGGAGGATTACTATTAGCCTCCAGTCCCTGGTTATCAACTTTCGCTGAAGTTGACCACACAATAAACTACAAAGTTCGGTTAGGAATTATAGGTCCCGGATCACGGGGATGTTTCCTTTTAAAATTTATACAGAAAAATCCTAAAGTCGAAATTGTCGGAATTTGTGATATTTATCAAAAGTCTATTGACAATGCCTTAAAGATTGCACCTAAAGCTAAAGTTTACAAAGACTACAGAGCGCTATTAGATAGTAATGAAATTGATGCTGTCATCATTACCACCCCCCTATTTCTGCACAAAGAAATGGTCATTGCAGCGATGGATGCCGGTAAACACGTATTCTGTGAAAAAGCGTTAGCCATGAATGTCAAAGACTGCTGGCAAATGTACATGAAGCATAAGGCAACCGGAAAAATTTTTTTCACCGGGCAACAACGCTTATTCGATCCCCGTTATATCAAAGTCATGGAGATGATTCATACAGGTGTCTTTGGAAATATAGAAGGAATACATACTTTTTGGTATAGAAACGGCGATTGGCGCAGAAATGTGCCTTCCCCCGAATTAGAGCGCCTCATTAATTGGCGCCTTTATAAAGAATATTCATGCGGGTTGATGACAGAACTAGGCTGCCATCAATTGCAAATAGGTAGCTGGGCTATGCGTGCCATCCCCAATAAAGTGATGGGACATGGTGCGATCACGCATTGGAAGGATGGACGTGACGTTGACGATAATATCAGTTGTATATATATATTTGATAATGGAGTAAAACTAACTTTCGACTCTGTCATTTCCAATCAATTTTATGGATTAGAAGAACAAATTCTGGGAAATCTGGGTACGGTAGAGCCTGAAAAAGGAAAATTTTATTTCGAAAAAACGCCACCTGCACCCGGCTTCTTGCAGTTATTAAACCAAATAGAGAATCAATTATTTGATGCTATTCCTTTTGCCGGTTCCAGCTGGGAACCCGAAACCATGAAAAATAATAAGGGAGAATATATATTAGGTGAACGCCCCCGCACGGATGGAACCTCACTGTTACTCGACGCATATATTGAAGCTGTTATCATAGGAAAACAGCCACAAAACATCGCAGAAGAAGGATATTACGCGAGTGCTCTAACTCTTTTAGGATATCAAGCCATAGAAGAAGAGAGAATTATCACTTTTCCTGACGAATTCAAACTTGATTATTTAAACCACAAAAATACTCAGATATGA
- a CDS encoding FAD:protein FMN transferase produces the protein MQNIFKQLHGEKGVLYSWYEAMHTRIDLIICNKTKEESILITQLIKKEIQRIEKVSNRFDETSELFNLNQTAHIKPVSVSDELYSILSDCCDLHVQTCQCFDITIQSVPQLTNRMGKLIMDDIQKTVYFTRKGISLDLCGYIKGYALDCIRKILETNHISDALINLGNSSILAIGNQPLGQGWKIELGSPNFNATIDKSIILKNEILTTSGNKRAKQKHIKHPITNQWITGIREVSVVTSTGKEGEALSTALFVATEQERLKILANFSFPYFIVK, from the coding sequence ATGCAAAACATTTTCAAGCAACTTCATGGAGAAAAAGGGGTACTCTACTCATGGTATGAAGCAATGCATACCCGTATTGATCTTATTATATGCAATAAGACGAAAGAGGAAAGCATCCTTATTACCCAATTGATAAAAAAGGAAATACAAAGGATAGAAAAGGTTAGTAATAGATTCGATGAAACAAGCGAGCTATTCAATCTCAATCAAACCGCACATATAAAGCCGGTTTCCGTAAGTGATGAACTTTATTCCATATTATCAGATTGCTGCGATCTACATGTTCAAACCTGCCAATGTTTTGACATCACTATCCAATCAGTTCCCCAATTAACAAACAGGATGGGAAAGCTTATTATGGACGACATTCAAAAGACCGTTTATTTTACACGAAAAGGAATTAGTCTCGATTTATGTGGATATATAAAGGGATATGCGCTAGATTGCATACGGAAAATACTAGAAACAAACCATATATCCGATGCGCTGATTAATCTAGGTAACAGTTCCATATTGGCTATAGGCAATCAGCCTCTAGGACAAGGATGGAAAATTGAACTGGGTTCTCCAAATTTCAACGCCACTATTGATAAAAGCATTATACTCAAAAACGAGATTTTAACAACTTCAGGTAACAAACGGGCAAAACAAAAACATATTAAACATCCCATTACTAATCAATGGATCACAGGAATTCGAGAAGTTTCTGTTGTCACTTCGACAGGAAAAGAAGGTGAAGCTTTATCTACAGCATTATTTGTAGCAACTGAGCAGGAGCGTTTAAAGATATTGGCAAACTTTTCTTTTCCTTATTTCATAGTTAAATAA
- a CDS encoding Gfo/Idh/MocA family oxidoreductase — translation MKKEELSRRDFIKKVMTLSAAAALPSCLIGKNIDDSLNALKAISPNEKINLACCGIGNRGGSIINDLYNTGMVNIVALCDTEIGAAHTLGILNRFPKVPRFQDFRKMFDKMSNQIDAVCIGVPDHTHFPITMLAMSLGKHVYVEKPLARTFIECELMMQAAKKYGVVTQMGNQGHSEANYFQFKAWKEAGIIKDVTAITAHMNSARRWHGWDVNMKDFPRAETVPATLDWDCWQGARPQRSYNHDFINGQWRCWYEYGMGALGDWGAHIIDTAHEFLELGLPYEVNPVKLSGHNSFFFPMSSTICFRFPKRKNMPALDITWYDGIDNQPELPEGYGVSEYNADIPLVGNQKLQASKLNPGKIIYSKEFTFKGGSHGSTLSIIGDKEKNIKYPEVPASPSNHFENFIRACKGEEKTRSPFEVSGPLSQVFCLGVLAQRLNVPLKFDRELKIITNNKLANELLTGEPPRKGWEEFYKL, via the coding sequence ATGAAAAAAGAAGAACTTTCCAGACGAGATTTCATAAAAAAGGTAATGACACTTTCAGCTGCAGCAGCGCTCCCTTCTTGTCTAATCGGAAAAAATATAGATGACAGCCTCAATGCATTGAAAGCGATATCCCCCAATGAGAAAATCAATTTAGCTTGCTGTGGTATTGGAAACCGGGGTGGAAGCATCATTAACGATCTATATAATACCGGAATGGTAAATATTGTGGCTCTTTGTGATACAGAAATAGGTGCTGCACACACATTGGGTATCTTAAACAGATTCCCCAAAGTCCCCCGCTTTCAAGATTTCCGGAAAATGTTCGATAAAATGAGCAATCAAATTGATGCCGTCTGCATTGGAGTACCAGACCATACCCATTTCCCAATAACAATGCTGGCAATGAGCCTTGGCAAACATGTATATGTTGAAAAACCTTTGGCACGTACATTCATAGAATGTGAACTTATGATGCAGGCTGCAAAAAAATACGGTGTGGTTACCCAAATGGGGAATCAAGGGCATTCAGAAGCCAATTATTTCCAGTTCAAAGCATGGAAAGAAGCCGGCATCATAAAGGACGTGACGGCAATCACCGCGCATATGAATTCTGCACGTCGTTGGCATGGATGGGATGTGAACATGAAAGATTTTCCTCGTGCAGAGACGGTTCCTGCCACCCTTGATTGGGACTGTTGGCAAGGAGCACGCCCTCAACGCTCTTACAATCACGACTTCATTAACGGGCAATGGCGCTGTTGGTATGAATATGGCATGGGAGCTTTAGGCGACTGGGGCGCTCATATTATTGATACTGCTCATGAATTCTTGGAGTTAGGACTACCTTACGAAGTAAATCCGGTCAAACTATCCGGACACAATTCTTTCTTTTTTCCTATGTCATCAACTATCTGTTTCCGATTTCCGAAGCGTAAAAATATGCCCGCATTAGACATAACCTGGTATGACGGCATTGATAACCAACCGGAGTTACCGGAAGGCTACGGAGTATCCGAGTATAATGCTGACATTCCGTTGGTAGGGAATCAAAAATTGCAGGCAAGTAAGCTCAATCCGGGCAAAATTATTTATAGCAAAGAATTTACTTTCAAAGGCGGATCGCACGGCAGTACGCTATCTATTATCGGTGATAAAGAAAAAAATATCAAGTATCCGGAGGTTCCAGCCAGCCCGTCCAATCACTTTGAAAATTTCATCCGTGCCTGCAAAGGAGAAGAAAAGACACGTTCACCCTTCGAAGTGTCCGGACCATTAAGCCAAGTATTCTGTCTGGGAGTATTAGCTCAACGATTAAATGTTCCATTAAAGTTTGATCGTGAACTTAAAATTATTACTAACAATAAATTAGCAAATGAACTATTAACCGGCGAGCCTCCACGTAAAGGTTGGGAAGAATTCTACAAACTATA